Below is a window of Hydrogenimonas sp. DNA.
TGAAGAGCAGTTGATAGACGAGGAGGCGGCACATGTCAGCTCCACGATAGAGATGGCCAACTTCCAGGTGGAGGTCGATGTCTGTGTGATAGACGAGGTGCAGATGATAGACGATCCGGACAGGGGTTGGGCCTGGGCCAACGCGATAATAGGTATTCCCGCCTATACTGTCGTCATGACCGGAAGCGAGGATGCACTGGAAGCGGTCAGAGAGCTCGCCGATTGGCTGGGTGAGGAGCTGGAGGTGGTCCGTTTCGAGAGGAAGGCCCCTCTCATTCTCAACCACCACCCCACATCATTGAAAAAACTGGAGCCCGCCACGGCTATCGTAGCCTTTTCCAGGCGTGACGTTCTGGCTCTCAAGGAGCAGCTGAGCGGAAGATACGACGTATCTGTAGTCTACGGCAACCTCAGCCCGGAGGTACGACGGGAGGAGGCGAGAAGATTCAGGGAGGGAGAGTCCCAGATACTTGTCGCCACAGATGCCATTTCGATGGGGCTCAACCTTCCCATAAAGATGATACTCTTCGCGAGAGACTCCAAGTTCGACGGGCAGAGCCGCCGTCTGCTGACCCCTTCCGAGGTGCGCCAGATCGCCGGACGGGCGGGCCGGTACGGTCTGCATGAAGAGGGGTATGTAGGTGCACTTACCGGACCGGTGCTCAATACGGTGGCAGAGCTGATAGAGGAGGAGTCTCAATCTATACGCGGACCCTACCGAGTCATGGCAAATTTCGAACATATCGAGCTTATTGCGAAGATTATCGAGACACAGAGCCTATCTGAAATTCTTGGCTTCTTCGTCAAACATATGCAGTTCGACGGACCATTCATTGCCGCCAATATAGAGAATATGCTTGAAATAGCCAAAATGGTCGACCTGTACAGGCTCGATCTCAAAGCCAAATACCACCTCTCCTGCGCTCCTTTGAGCCTCGGGTCGGCATACCTGGAGAGTCTGTTCCACCGATACCTGATATCGCTCGAGAGGGGTGAACCTATACCTTTTACGGTTCCGCAGGAGCTCCCTTCGGTCGCGCAGACCTCCGATATGCTCTTCGATGCGGAAGAGAGGGTGAAAGAGGTGTCTCTCTATCTTTGGCTCTCATACCGCTTTCCGGAAGCGTTTGTAGATACGCAGAACGCTTTGAAAACCAGAGAGATACTCAACTCCTTCATTGAACGCTCTTTGCGCAGGGGAGTCTTCGCCAGGGCGTGCAAGCGTTGCGGTAAGCCGCTTCCTCCCAACTTCAGGTTCGGTATATGCCAGGAGTGTTTCAGAGACGGCCGTCGGATACGCAGATATTCCGGAAAGTAGTCTGACAGATCGATAAAAGAATGGAGCGAACAGTCATCTTATGCCTCTATCTAAACTGAACAAAGAGCAGTTGGAAGCGGCCAGGGCGCCTTTCGGGCACAACCTGGTGATAGCATCTGCCGGAACAGGAAAGACCTCTACGATCGTCGGCCGCATAGCATACCTGCTCAAAGAGGGGGTAGACCCGAAAGAGATTTTGCTGCTAACCTTCACGAACAAAGCCGCCGCGGAGATGGTAGAGCGGATAGCAGGCTTTTTCAACCGTAATGTGGCAGCTTCGATAGAGGCCGGGACTTTCCATGCGGTGAGCTACCGGCACCTCAAAAGAGAGAAGAGAGAGATCAACCTAAAGCAGCCTTTCGAGCTAAAGACCCTCTTCCGAAGCATCTACGATAAACGGCGGTTTCACCATATAGCCGCAGAAGTAGAGCCGTTCGCCGCCAATTTTCTCTACGATCTATACTCCCTTTTCCAGAATGCCTCTTCTGAGCCGTTCGATCTCTGGCTTCCCAAAAGACATCCCGGACACGAGCCTTTTACGGATATCTACCTCGATATCATAGATGAGTTCAAAAGTACGAAGAGGGAGTTCGGTTTCGTAGATTTCAACGACCTTCTGATCCTGATGCGTGAATCCGTAGCCGAGAAGCCTCTTCCTTTCAAAGAGATTCTAGTGGACGAATATCAGGATACGAACGAACTGCAGGGCTCTTTGATAGATGCCATGGACGCCGGGTCGCTCTTTTGTGTCGGGGACTATGATCAGAGTATATACGCCTTCAACGGTGCGAATATAAACATTATCGGCTCGTTCGGCAGGAAGTACGGCGATGCGAAGATCTTTACGCTCACAAAGAACTACCGCTCTACAGCTCCCATACTCGACTTGGCCAACCGCGTCATAGAGCACAACGAGCGTATCTACCCCAAGCAGTTGGAGGTGGTAAGAGGCAGCGAGAGCGCTTCGATGCCCAGACTCATGATATTCGACAACCTTATGCAGCAGTACGAGGCTATATCGCAGGCGATCCGGCGCTCCATGACTCCGCACGCAGAAATAGCGGTGATTTTCAGGAACAACGCGTCGGCGGACGGAATAGAGGCTATGCTCAAGGAAGAGGGCATAGCCTGCAGGCGCAAAGGGGGCAGAAGCTTTTTCGACGCCAAGGAGGTGAAGGCCGCTTTGGACCTGGCCACGCTTCTGGCCAACCCGAAAGATATGATGGCGTTCATACATATCTTCGAATATGCCAGGGGAATCGGCAGTGCTACGGCAAAGGAGCTTTTTGAGGGGTTCTCTGTTCTGGGTGACGGCGATATGATAAGAGGTCTTTTCCGTCCGAAGCCGATGACAAACCCCTTCAAAGCCCGCAGTACCAACTATCAGCTAGGCCTCTTCGACCATCCGATGCAGATAGGATCTGTTTCTAGATTCTCCCATCTCGGACTCGATGAGAACTTCATGGCGCATCCTATACTGAAGCATCCGGCACTCAACAGCGACGGGGTGAAGTTTCTATATGACTTCTACCGACTTATGAGCTCTCTGAAAAATATTCGACAGCCGCAATCTATCATGAGATCGATTCTCTCTTCGGAGATATACCGGTTTATTACAGACCGGCTCGCCGAATCAAGGGCCACCCTGAAAAACGGTGAGGTTGATGGTACAAAAAAAGAGGAGGCTCTCGAGAGGATAAAGCGCAAGGGGGTTTTGCTGGTGCGTCTTGCGCAGGCGTACAACAGCAACGAAAAGTTTATCAATGCCATGGTACTGGGAGGAAGAGAGCTTAGCGAAGGCGAGGGTGTAAACCTGCTGACGGTTCATGCGAGTAAAGGGCTGGAGTTCGATGAGGTCTATGTGATAGATCTTATGGACGGAAGGTTTCCAAACAGGAAGCTTGCGGGGCAGGGGGGAAGTATCGAGGAGGAGAGGAGGCTCTTTTATGTGGCTGTTACAAGGGCGAAAAACCGCCTCTTCCTATCCTACGCGAAATATGACAGCTTCAAAGATGTCACATTCTTCCCTTCCCAGTTTCTGTATGAGGCCGGTCTTTTGAAAAAAGACCGGGTCTACGAGAAGCTCAAAGCCCTTAGTGGCCCTTGACGGCGCGGGCCATATCCCACATAGGCAGGAAGATACCCAGAGCCAGCAGAAGTACCAGACCGGCGATAATAGCCAGCATGATCGGCTCTATATATGACGACATGTTGTCAAGAATATGGTTGAAACGCATCCTGTAGTAGTCGGTTACCTTTCTCATCATATTGTCGAGCTGGCCGCTGCTTTCACCGGCCGAGATCATCTGGATTATCATATTTTCGAAAACACCGGTATCTTTGAAAGCTTCAGTCAGGCTGACACCTCTTGAGACCGAGACTTTAACCGACTCCAGCTTCTCTTTCATTACGGCGTTGTCGATCATCCCGGTAGCCGTATCGAGTGCGTCGGCGATCGGGATACCGGCGTGTACCAGTTCGGTAAAGACTATCGAGAAGCGGTTCAGCGTAGCGAAGAAGATAATATCTTTTATAAGATATGTTTTGAGCATCAGCTTATCCGTTTTATATTTGAACTCTTCATTGTTTCTGTATAGGTATACTATTAGTACTATGAAGAAGATAAGTCCGCCGAGTACGAGCAGTCCGTAGTTGCTCAGGACATGCTCTATGCCGAGCAGAATCTTTGTAGGTAGGGGAAGCTCCGCGTTGAACTTCTCGAAAATCGCCTTGAACTTCGGTACGACGACCATGATAAGAATGGTAAAAGCGATTGCCATTGCACCCATCGTTATCAACGGATAGCGCATCGCTTTTTTGAACTTCTGTACATTCTCCTGGATCTCTTCGAGAATGTCGGCAAGAGAGGAGAGTGCGTCGGCCATATTTCCTGTCTGCTCCCCGAGTTCGATCATCGCGAGTGTAATACCGCCGACATCGTAACGGTAGCGTTTGAAAGTGTCGGAGAGACTCAGTCCGGAGTTGATGCTCTCAGATGCCTGTGTCAGGATCGACTTCAGCTTGGCATCGTTAGTAGCATTCGCTATCTCGTTCAGGGCATCGTGCACACTGATTCCGGCATTCGTCATGACGGCAAGCTGCCTAATGGCGGCTATAAGATTTTTGGGTTGTACCTTTTTGTTCGAAACGGTCGAAGAGAACTGAGCAAAGAACTCTTTGAGAGTAGCATCTATGGGTGCCGACACCTCTTTTATCTTGAGCAGCGTACCCTGATAGTCTCTCTTTATCTTGTTGATAGCGTCGGCTCTGTCTTTCGCTTTAAGCAGAATATTCCGCCTGTTACCGCGGACCAGCATAGTGACCTGATAATATTTCATGATAACCTCGCAACCCTTAATACTTCATCGATTGTGGTTTTTCCTTCGAGCGCTTTGTTCACACCGTCCTGGATCATCGTAACGAAACCTCCTTTAAAAGCCTCTTCCGTAAGCTCCGCTTTGGAGGCTTCCCGTGCTATCATGCTTGTAAGAGTCTCGTTTACCCGTAGAACTTCACTTATCATCTCCCGACCCATATATCCGGTTCCCTGGCACTCCTTGCAGCCGGCCCCCTTGTAGAACTGGTAATGTTCCGGAATATACTCCTGAAGCTCATTTATAACATGATCGGGTATTTCCACTACTTTTTTACAGTTGGGACAGATTTTGCGCACAAGACGCTGTGCCTCTATGGCTATCAGAGAACCGCTTATAAGATAGGGTTCAATACCCATATCGGCCATTCTGGTGATTGCGCTTATCGAGTCGTTTGTGTGGAGAGTGGAGAGGACAAGGTGTCCTGTCAGGGCGGCCTGTATCGCGATTCTCAGAGTCTCCTGGTCCCTGATTTCACCGATCATGATAATATCCGGGTCCTGCCTCAGGATAGATCGCAGCGCACTCGCGAAGGTAAGTCCCACTTTGGGGTTGACCTGCACCTGCTGGACCAGGTTCATCTGATACTCGACAGGATCTTCGACCGTTATGAGCTTCTTGTCGACGCTTTTCAGGTTGTTTAGTGCCCCGTAGAGGGTGGTCGTCTTACCGCTTCCGGTAGGACCTGTAACGAGCACGATACCGTACGGCACCTTGAGTGCATCGTTGAAAATATTGAAGTTGCCAGGACTCATACCGGCATCTTCAAGACGTATCATCACCTTGGATTTGTCCAGAATACGCATAACGATCGATTCGCCGTTCATAATCGGCAGGGTAGAGACACGGAAATCGAACTCACGGTTGACAATTGTCGCAGAAAAGCGGCCGTCCTGCGGTTTTCTACGCTCCGCAATATCCAGGTTTGAAAGAAGTTTCAGTCTAGAAGAGAGAGGGGGGTAGATATCTTTGTCGAAACGGAAACTCTCCGTAAGCATACCGTCGATACGGCTTCTGACTATACAGCTGTTCTCCGTAGGCTCAATGTGGATGTCGCTCGCCCTCGCTATTATGGCGGACTTCAAAATGACTTCGATAAGTTTCAGAATGGCGGAAGATTCGCTCGCCTCCGTAGCCGAAGCACTTTCGGATATCTCCTGGCGTATCTCGTTTATCAGCCCTTTGATACTCTCGGACATCTCGAGGCGGTTTAGATGATACTCAATCTGTGTAGGCCGTGCTATCGCCGGATTTACCGGCTTTTTTGGAAAGAGGCGCTGTATAGCCTCCTGTGCGCTGAAATCGAACGGGTCTTTGAATGCCACCGTAACACTCAGATCGTTCTCTTTTATGGGAAGGACACCGATCTTCTCCAGTTTCTGCATCGGCAGTTTGCCGACCAGCCGGAGGTCGATATCCACTTCGTCGAGATTTATATAGTCCATGTGCATCAGTTTTGCAAGCTGAGTCAAAACCTTGTCGATGTTTATGGAACTGCTCTCATTTTCCAGCGCCTCCAGCGAGAGATTCCCTTTTCTTATCTCGTCTGCTATGAGTTTGTATGCCAGTTCCGGTTTTATGATCTGGTTCTCTATCAAAGCTTTGAGAGTTATCTTTTTTGCTTTTTTCGATTTCAGCAGATCGGCTATCTGCTCTTTGGTAACAATTCCGCTTTTGATTAAAATTTCTATGATTCTGCTCATCTACCAATACCTGTGTACTTTGATGATATGGTTGTCCAGTCTCTCCTCTATAACCATCTTGTCTATATCGTCACTTCGGTCTATATATAAAACATACATCATATCCGAACCTTTTTCGGGTATGATGTAGTATCTGTCATCCACCTTTTTATACTCTTTTTTGGTATAGAGGTCGAAGACTTTGGACAGGATATAGTCTGTTTTTGGAAGTTTCAGGTTCGAGATGTCAACACCGTCCAGGAGGGAGTGGTACAGAAGTTTCTTTTGCAGCAGAATAGTAGCGAAATAGCTGGCATTGGCGCGCTCGCTCTTTGAGTTTCTAAGTCCTGTCAGAGGGACTGCCAACCTGTCTATATAGTCAGCCTTAAGGCATGACAGACCGTAGAGCATCAGAAATTTCGACTCTTTTTTATATTTTTTGAACATCCTTAGACCGAGTTGGCATGCCTCTTTGTAACTCTGCTGCTTGTATAGTTTATAGATTCTATCCATATCGCCTGCATAGATAAAAGATGAAAAGATGAGTGCAGTTATTATGATCTTTTTCATCGCCCCGACTCCAGAGATTTCAGGTATGACTTCGCTCTCCTGGAATTGTACTGATTCAAATAGATTCTCAACGCTTTTATCGCCTCCTCTTTTCTGCCAAGTTTGACTTTTGAACGTGCATACACGAGCCATGTCTCTTCACTGGATGGATCGAGAGAGTTTGCGGTGACGCTCCACTTCAAAGCCTCTTTGTAGTCTCCTTTTTTATAGTAGCTTTGGGCTATATATGAGGCAAGTTTGGGATCGTTCGTCCTGTTGAACTTGGCGATCAGATGCTTCAATGTATTGTTTACTTTGGTCGCAACTATCTGTATGCCGGAAGTACTTCTCTCCCGATCTTGTACGAAACTCTCTTCCTTGCTCTCTCTTATCTCTTCGGTACTGCCTTTTGCAATCTTACCGTTATTTTCGTGTATGGCCCTTTCACTTGCGGGTTTTACTGTCTCTTTTCTCTTTTTGGAGCTGGATACCGTTTCGATACGGTCGAATGACTTCAGGAAGTCGGTGTCTGCATTGAGTGTGACATCCGGTTCATTTGCAGCCGGAGTGCTTTTGTCGCTCACTTTCTCATCCGTAACGGATGCAGATAGAGGTTTCGAAGGGCTTTGAAGCTTTACGTTTTCAAGGCCATTTGCACTCTCAGGCTCGGCCGCCTGCTTGCCACTCTCTTCTTCCGGGGTTTTTTCCCCTGAACCGGAGCTGTGGGTGTTGACACCGGAAGGCGACTCCTCTGCCCTGCCGGCTATCTGTTGCGCACCACTTTCTTTGCCGCTGGCTTCAAAAGCACGAACGATATCCTCTTTCCCTACCCATGTTGCTACGCCGGAGATCAGAAGTATTGAAAGTGCAAACAGGAACCACGGTTTCAGCCGTTTCATCTTGTACCTGCGCCACTCACGTTCCAGCTTCTCTATTTCAAGCATCTATATATCCCAGTTTCAGTGCCGACATCTCGATATATTTATTCTTTATATGAGGGTATGCGATTTTAGAGGGTTTGTTGGTTTCGTAGTAGTCATATATTTCAAAAAGGGTAAATATCAGCTTGTTTATCTCTCTGTAGTTGCCACTGGTAAATCTGTGAATAAGTTTTATATTGTTTTTTCGGAACATGTTCGCTATTTCGAAGTAGTTGTGTTGAATCAGCTTCTTCTGTATGTACATACCTGTATCGTGTACGGTACCGTTTTTCAGCTCTATGGTCTCCCAGATTCTGGATTGAAAATGCTCTTTCGCTATCAGATCCTCTTTCTCGGTTTTGTGAAGTGATACTACGAATTTGATGGTTCTCGTATCTGAGATCAGACGTATCTTTTCCATCATCGAAGATGGATATAACTGGGCTTCGTCAAGAAGAACCGTTATATGCTTTCTATCTTTGAGCGCATTGCATATCTCTATGAATTTGTTATAGGTAAGATTCTCAGGCAGTGTCGATTCCGGCAATAGAAAAGTATATAGTTTCTTTATGAACTCCTCTTCCGACGGAATGGGGGTTGCGATCATAAAGACATTGCGCTTGTCCTTGGCATCATGATATATTTTGTTTATAAGTACACTTTTGCCTGTACCCGGCCTTCCGTAGAGTAGGATCATCTTCAACGGCTTCTGTATACTCTCCAGTAGCTTGTTGTAGAACAGAATCGATGTATCCAGACCTATATAGTGGCTTACCTCAATCCTGTCTATAAAGATACTCTGCAGCTCTTTGTATTTACTCATTGCATCTTGGTCAGATTGCTGTCAGATAGCCGGTCGTATCCAAGGTCCTTCAGTGTCATGGAGGATTTAGCCTCAACCAGATGCGGAGTTACGATGATGACAAGCTCAACCTTTTCGTCCGTCAACTCGTCATACCTGAAGGCGTATCCCAGGAGGGGGATGTCGCCTAGCAGGGGTACCTTGTTGGTCGACTTGTTGACCCTGTCTGTAATTAAACCTCCAAGAATAACGTGAGAGCCGTCTTTTACGGTAACAACGGAAGCCATCTGTCTTCTCTCCAGGTCAGGCGGCATCGTCCTGTTGAGGTTGTCGTTTGTTACAGGTGTAATAGTGTCGCTTACTGAAGGGTTTATCTTCAGTGTGATAGTACCGTCAGCAGCTATTTCCGGCGTTATATCCAGAAGAACGCCTGCAAATACGGAATCTATGATTTCATTCTGAGCCACCGTGCTTCCGCCGGTATTACTGGTAGTGGTACTGTTTTTTATTTTGTAGAAGTACTGTTTTCCTACTGTTATCATCGCGGCCTGGTTGTTGAGTGTCAAGACTTTTGGGTTGGAGACCGAGTGTACATCCCCCTGTGACTTGAGAAACTTGATGATCGTTCCGATCTGTGCCGTCATCACGATATCTGTAAATGTGGCCGTTCCCTGCCCGAACGTTTTTATATAGGGGTCTTGCATCGTTGTAGTCGGATACTGGATTTCATATACATTCTCATTTGTTGTCAGGTTCTCGGCGGTAACTTTGAAATTCTGAAGATTGTATAGCTGCCTCCAGTCGATTCCTGTTTCGTTACCCTTGCTCAGAACCACTGCATACATTTTTACATCTATCAAAACCTGTTTGTGAAGCCTCTTCATCAAGTTGTCGATATAGTCTTCCACTCGGTCCAACTGCTTTTTGGTTCCGGTGATGGTGACAAGGCCGGACTCTTTGTCAACGACGGGATCACCGGCTTTGTACGTATCTTCGGGACGGTTAAGGATATCACTTATCTGCTCCAGAAGGTCGGACCAGAAGATAAATTTGTCGTCGGAAGTAACATTAATCCCGCTCTCCGATTCTCCGGCACTCATCGTTCCCGTAGAAACTCCCTGCCTCTGCCCCTGCATTGATTGCTGTTGTCGCGCGGCTCCGCTAGAGAGTGTCACCTTCGTACTACTTGTACTTACCCTCTCTGTACTTATGTAGTTGACATGAAAGGTTTTGGTCAAAAGGTATGAAATCTTCAGTATATTGCCGTCCAGGGAGTAGTTCAGGTTGTGCTCGTTCAAAACAACCTGCAGAACTTCCGGAAGAGTTGAGTCTTTCAGCGATAACCGGTTCAGACGTGTTCTCAGCTTTCTGGCGGCCTCTTTGTCCTTAATGATAAGTGTAAGGTCGCACTGATCGGCCAACTGGTTTATAACTTCCGAAATCCTTGTTCCCTGGTTGGCCTTGATATTGAAAAGATTATCTTCACATGCCGCCTGCAGATTAGAGGTAAATCCAAGCGATGCGGTCACGGCGGCCGCCAAAACAGACAGCTTGACAGTTTTCATACATTTCATACCAAATCCTTATTTAACGAGAAGTTTGATTTTTTTACTCTTTGAACGATTCAAAAATATACGGATCCGTTCATTCTTGCGTGTCAGCAGAACATAATCTTTTCCTACGCCGCTGATTCTGAATCCGCCGATTCTGGAGTTCAGCCTGTACCATCTGCCGTTTATTTTTGCACGATCGTTTATAATCGCACTCAAAAAGAAGCGGTAGTGCCTCTTTTTTACAGACTTGTCGGTCTGCAGAACCCGCCCCATTTTTCCGTTGGAGTATACAAACGGATCTTTCGCAGTGCGAATCTCACTATCTTTGAGCCCTACACGCTCCTGTTTTATATCGTTGACCAGTTTGTCGATATCGTTGATCGTGATACCGGCACCAAGTAACGAAGCCGTTGCCAGGACCGCCACCGATACTCTTGTTAATAGTTTATGCCCCATACCGATACCTTGAAGTTTGCTTTTATACTTTTATTGCTTTCGAGATCGATATTATATATATCGACAACCAGTTCACTCTCTTCAATCTCATTCATAAAGCGAATCATGTTTTTGTAGCTCCCTTCACACTCGACACCGATCTCCAATACATGACCGAAGCTATCTTTGTTGTTTATGAATCTGTTTGAGATTAATGAGATGTCAATACCGTTTTTTTTCGCCTTCAAAGCGATAGAGTCAAGAAATTTACCCCAGTTTCTCTCGTTGAACAGAAGTTCCGAAAGTGTCTGTATCTGGTAGTCGGAATACTCGTTTATCTCTTTAAGATCACTGTATCTCGTTTTAAGTCTCGCAATCTCACTCTGCAGTTTTTTAATTTTGAAACGTTGGTCTCCGTTTACCGTCACCGAAGCAAGGTAGGACTCTTCCGCCCTTATCTTGTTCTGGAGATCTTTTTGTATGGCAAGATCTTTTCTAAGCTCTTTTTCCGTTATCGGTATCAGGTAGGAGTATGAGATGAGCCCGAAAACGGCGACCACCGCCAATACCATAAGATAGAACTCGCTCTCTTTTTTCTCTTCAAAATAGTTGTCCAGTTTTTCAAGGAAATCTTCGATTATCTTCATAGTACTGTCACCTTTAGGTCGCCGTGGTAGATTCCGGTCTTTTCGTCTTTATAGATCTTGTCTATATCCGCATGAATCCTGTTTTCATACTTATCGGTTAAAAATTTTATAAATTGAGTGATCTTTTTTTCGCTTCTTGCATAGAGAGTCAGGGTAAAGAGGTTGTCTTCATCACTGATTTTCGTTACTCTTACACCGAACTTAGTCATATCGTTGCCAAGCCCTACGATCGTTTTTGCCTTCATAGGGTAGTTGACTTTTTTATCGTATATGGCGGCCAGAATCTTCTTTTTGGTCTCGAAAAGATCGTTTTCGGCTTTGATTCTTGCCAGTATATCTTTTTTCTGTTTCTCCAGTGTTGAAATCTCGTTTTTTATTGAGGTTGTGAGCCGATTGAGCTCTCTCTCCTCTTTTTTCAGCCTGTCGTTGCTGATTTTGACATATGTGTCGTATGTGTAGTTGTAGACAGGGAGGGAGAGCGCCAGGACTACGGTCGCTGCTGTTGTAATGATAAACTGCCCGCTTCTTCGCGCTACGAAGGGGGGCGGCCTGAAGAAGAGTGTGAAGTTCGGGCTCTCTTCACCTTCAATGTTTTTTATCGCCTCAAGAACAGATAGAAAATGGAACTGGTCAACATACCAGTCCCCTTTCTCCATTTCGTAATCGAAGTCGAAATCGCCGGCTTCAATTCCAAGGTATGTATGTGCATATTCGTTGAGTCCCAGCACGGGGCCGGCTTCGGACCCTGTATAAAACATATCTATCTTTTCGATCTCGAAGGCTCTCTTCGCATATATCAGGATATCGTTCACATACAGAAAAATTTCGCTGAAAAGCTTCATCAGGTGATCTTGGTAGTCGAAATTCGAAGTTTTCAGACCTTCGTTTGCAGCATTTCGTAAAATGCGGCTTCATCGACCCGCTCACCGTAGAGTTCGCAGAATCTCTCATATATATTCTCGAAAGAGTATTTGAGAGACTTTGAATAGATATATTCGCCATCCTTGAAGAGAGCCAAAAAAGCATCCTCTTTCTGGAAATAGAGATACCCCTGAACTCCGTAAGCTTCGAGTATCTCCTTTTCATAGAGGTTTTGTATCAGGTACGGTTTTGGGTAGATACAGTCGATATATTTGACCTGTTCACGTACGGGGTTGAAAACTTCGTGTACGACCTCCGGTTCCGCTACGAAAACATGGAAAGAGCGCATCTTGTCGGTTTTCCGACCCGGAATCTCTATATATCTGATTATATACTCGACAGCCTGGTCGAGACCGAGATCGTCGTACGCTTTGAGCTCTATAGCATCCTGAATATCTTCCGGCGGAATATTTACGCTGACCTCCACAATCGAAGAGATGAAGTCTTTTGAGTCGATGGTGGAGACAACGAAATTTCTCTTGTCGTATTGTAGTTTTTCAATCTTTTGCAGCGAATTGTTCTGGAATTGGTAAGAGATATTTTGATAGGCGTTGATGGAAACAATTTTATGGAAACCGATACTATCTTTTTCCAATCTATCCTGTTGTGTTTTGAACATTGCAAGGCCTTGTTCTGATTGTTTATAATTAATACTTCTACTGATTTTAACCTAATATAGCTTAAACAGTAGTTTAAAAATAACGGAAAAGTCCCGTTTTTCGGGTGTTGAGGCTATCGGTCGAATATATATCCGACTTCACTCAACGACTTCTTTGTCTTTGACCAGCCGCTTTTTACACTTACGAAAAGCTCGAGAAAAATTTTTTTCCCTGAAAACTCTTCCATCTTCAACCTGGCGTCTCTGCCGATCCTCTTTATAGTAGAGCCTCCGCGTCCGACTATTATCATCTTCTGGCTCTTCTTTTCGGTGATGATCGTAGCCTGGACACGGTCGAGGCCCGGCTGTTCATCGACCTTTTCGATGATTACGTCCGTTTCATAAGGGATCTCGTCGCTCAGATTGTCGAAGATCGACTCTCTGATCATCTCCTTGTAGATCTCTTTTATACTTGTCGTAGTCAACAGTTCAGGATCATATAACCAGGGTGATCTCGGAAGATTTGCGGAAATCTCTTTCAGCAGCGCCTCTTTGCCGATACTCTTGGTAACCGAGACCGGAACAAGTGCCGAAAAGCGATCCTGATAGGCCCGGTATTCACCGATCTTTTTCAAAAGCTCCTCGTTGCTCACTTCGTCAATTTTGCTCAAAACAACGATATGCGGCCTGTTCCTGCCGTTTATTTGCAAAAACTTCCTGTAGTGCTCAAGACTGTCTTTGGCGGGAGCGAGAAAAAGTATAAGGTCGCAATCGCCGATCGCTTTGAACACCTCTTGGAGCATGAAGCGGTTCAGGAGGCGCTCTTTTTCGTGTATTCCGGGCGTATCTACAAATATTATCTGACTATTTTCATACATCACGATAATATTCATACGTTTTCTGGTCGCCTGGGCCTTCTTGCTTACCATCGCCAGTTTTTCGCCGACCAGCCAGTTCAGCAGTGTGCTTTTTCCGGCGTTGGGACGGCCGACTACGGCTACGAAGCCCGCTTTCGTATTTATATCAGAGGATGTATCTTGCGACATCTTCGTCCTCTACGATAGCATCGAGCTTCTCATGT
It encodes the following:
- a CDS encoding MSHA biogenesis protein MshM; this translates as MSKYKELQSIFIDRIEVSHYIGLDTSILFYNKLLESIQKPLKMILLYGRPGTGKSVLINKIYHDAKDKRNVFMIATPIPSEEEFIKKLYTFLLPESTLPENLTYNKFIEICNALKDRKHITVLLDEAQLYPSSMMEKIRLISDTRTIKFVVSLHKTEKEDLIAKEHFQSRIWETIELKNGTVHDTGMYIQKKLIQHNYFEIANMFRKNNIKLIHRFTSGNYREINKLIFTLFEIYDYYETNKPSKIAYPHIKNKYIEMSALKLGYIDA
- a CDS encoding type IV pilus biogenesis protein PilQ, with the translated sequence MKCMKTVKLSVLAAAVTASLGFTSNLQAACEDNLFNIKANQGTRISEVINQLADQCDLTLIIKDKEAARKLRTRLNRLSLKDSTLPEVLQVVLNEHNLNYSLDGNILKISYLLTKTFHVNYISTERVSTSSTKVTLSSGAARQQQSMQGQRQGVSTGTMSAGESESGINVTSDDKFIFWSDLLEQISDILNRPEDTYKAGDPVVDKESGLVTITGTKKQLDRVEDYIDNLMKRLHKQVLIDVKMYAVVLSKGNETGIDWRQLYNLQNFKVTAENLTTNENVYEIQYPTTTMQDPYIKTFGQGTATFTDIVMTAQIGTIIKFLKSQGDVHSVSNPKVLTLNNQAAMITVGKQYFYKIKNSTTTSNTGGSTVAQNEIIDSVFAGVLLDITPEIAADGTITLKINPSVSDTITPVTNDNLNRTMPPDLERRQMASVVTVKDGSHVILGGLITDRVNKSTNKVPLLGDIPLLGYAFRYDELTDEKVELVIIVTPHLVEAKSSMTLKDLGYDRLSDSNLTKMQ
- a CDS encoding GTP-binding protein Era; this encodes MSQDTSSDINTKAGFVAVVGRPNAGKSTLLNWLVGEKLAMVSKKAQATRKRMNIIVMYENSQIIFVDTPGIHEKERLLNRFMLQEVFKAIGDCDLILFLAPAKDSLEHYRKFLQINGRNRPHIVVLSKIDEVSNEELLKKIGEYRAYQDRFSALVPVSVTKSIGKEALLKEISANLPRSPWLYDPELLTTTSIKEIYKEMIRESIFDNLSDEIPYETDVIIEKVDEQPGLDRVQATIITEKKSQKMIIVGRGGSTIKRIGRDARLKMEEFSGKKIFLELFVSVKSGWSKTKKSLSEVGYIFDR